One genomic window of Mustela erminea isolate mMusErm1 chromosome 13, mMusErm1.Pri, whole genome shotgun sequence includes the following:
- the SEC14L4 gene encoding SEC14-like protein 4 isoform X2, whose translation MLRKHMEFRKQQDLDNILSWKPSEVIQLYDSGGLSGYDYEGCPVWFDIIGTLDPKGLLLSASKQELIRKRIRVCELLLRECELQSQKLGRKIETVLMVFDMEGLSLKHLWKPAVEVYQQFFAILEANYPETIKNLIVIRAPKLFPVAFNLVKFFMSEETQRKIVILGGNWKQELPKFVSPDQLPVEFGGTMTDPDGNPKCLTKIKYGGDVPKSYYLRNQVKTQYEHTVTVARGSFMQVENEILFPGCVLRWQFASEGADIGFGVFLKTKMSEQKQAGDMVEVLPIQRCKAHVVPEDGSLTCLKAGVYILRFDNTYSLMHAKKVSYTVEVLLPDKASEEKLQGL comes from the exons ATGCTCCGGAAG CACATGGAGTTCAGAAAGCAACAGGACCTGGACAACATCCTTTCGTGGAAGCCCTCAGAG GTGATCCAACTGTACGACTCTGGTGGTCTGAGCGGCTATGACTACGAAGGCTGCCCCGTGTGGTTCGACATCATTGGGACCCTTGACCCCAAAGGTCTTCTCCTGTCAGCCTCCAAGCAGGAGCTTATCCGGAAGCGCATCAGGGTCTGTGAGCTGCTTTTGCGGGAGTGTGAGCTGCAGAGTCAGAAG TTGGGCAGGAAGATTGAGACAGTGCTGATGGTGTTTGACATGGAGGGGCTCAGCCTGAAACACCTGTGGAAACCAGCTGTTGAGGTCTACCAGCAG TTTTTTGCCATCCTGGAAGCAAATTATCCTGAGACGATAAAGAATTTAATTGTCATTCGTG CCCCCAAGCTGTTCCCGGTGGCCTTCAACTTGGTCAAATTTTTCATGAGTGAGGAAACGCAAAGGAAGATAGTGATTCTGGGAG GCAACTGGAAGCAGGAGCTGCCAAAGTTCGTCAGCCCCGACCAGCTGCCCGTGGAGTTTGGGGGGACCATGACTGACCCTGATGGCAACCCCAAGTGCCTGACCAAG ATCAAATACGGGGGTGATGTGCCCAAGAGCTACTACCTGCGTAACCAGGTGAAGACACAATATGAGCACACGGTGACCGTGGCCAGAGGCTCCTTCATGCAGGTGGAGAACGAAATCCTGTTCCCAGGCTGTGTGCTCAG GTGGCAGTTCGCATCAGAAGGGGCAGACATTGGCTTTGGGGTTTTCCTGAAGACCAAGATGAGTGaacagaagcaggcaggggaCATGGTGGAGGTGTTGCCCATCCAACGCTGCAAAGCCCATGTGGTCCCTGAGGACGGGAGCCTCACCTGCCTCAAGGCCGGCGTCT ATATCCTGCGCTTTGACAACACCTATAGCCTGATGCACGCCAAGAAGGTCAGCTACACCGTGGAGGTGCTGCTCCCAGACAAGGCCTCCGAGGAGAAGCTTCAGGGTCTCTAG
- the SEC14L4 gene encoding SEC14-like protein 4 isoform X3 produces MEFRKQQDLDNILSWKPSEVIQLYDSGGLSGYDYEGCPVWFDIIGTLDPKGLLLSASKQELIRKRIRVCELLLRECELQSQKLGRKIETVLMVFDMEGLSLKHLWKPAVEVYQQFFAILEANYPETIKNLIVIRAPKLFPVAFNLVKFFMSEETQRKIVILGGNWKQELPKFVSPDQLPVEFGGTMTDPDGNPKCLTKIKYGGDVPKSYYLRNQVKTQYEHTVTVARGSFMQVENEILFPGCVLRWQFASEGADIGFGVFLKTKMSEQKQAGDMVEVLPIQRCKAHVVPEDGSLTCLKAGVYILRFDNTYSLMHAKKVSYTVEVLLPDKASEEKLQGL; encoded by the exons ATGGAGTTCAGAAAGCAACAGGACCTGGACAACATCCTTTCGTGGAAGCCCTCAGAG GTGATCCAACTGTACGACTCTGGTGGTCTGAGCGGCTATGACTACGAAGGCTGCCCCGTGTGGTTCGACATCATTGGGACCCTTGACCCCAAAGGTCTTCTCCTGTCAGCCTCCAAGCAGGAGCTTATCCGGAAGCGCATCAGGGTCTGTGAGCTGCTTTTGCGGGAGTGTGAGCTGCAGAGTCAGAAG TTGGGCAGGAAGATTGAGACAGTGCTGATGGTGTTTGACATGGAGGGGCTCAGCCTGAAACACCTGTGGAAACCAGCTGTTGAGGTCTACCAGCAG TTTTTTGCCATCCTGGAAGCAAATTATCCTGAGACGATAAAGAATTTAATTGTCATTCGTG CCCCCAAGCTGTTCCCGGTGGCCTTCAACTTGGTCAAATTTTTCATGAGTGAGGAAACGCAAAGGAAGATAGTGATTCTGGGAG GCAACTGGAAGCAGGAGCTGCCAAAGTTCGTCAGCCCCGACCAGCTGCCCGTGGAGTTTGGGGGGACCATGACTGACCCTGATGGCAACCCCAAGTGCCTGACCAAG ATCAAATACGGGGGTGATGTGCCCAAGAGCTACTACCTGCGTAACCAGGTGAAGACACAATATGAGCACACGGTGACCGTGGCCAGAGGCTCCTTCATGCAGGTGGAGAACGAAATCCTGTTCCCAGGCTGTGTGCTCAG GTGGCAGTTCGCATCAGAAGGGGCAGACATTGGCTTTGGGGTTTTCCTGAAGACCAAGATGAGTGaacagaagcaggcaggggaCATGGTGGAGGTGTTGCCCATCCAACGCTGCAAAGCCCATGTGGTCCCTGAGGACGGGAGCCTCACCTGCCTCAAGGCCGGCGTCT ATATCCTGCGCTTTGACAACACCTATAGCCTGATGCACGCCAAGAAGGTCAGCTACACCGTGGAGGTGCTGCTCCCAGACAAGGCCTCCGAGGAGAAGCTTCAGGGTCTCTAG
- the SEC14L4 gene encoding SEC14-like protein 4 isoform X1, whose translation MSGRVGDLSPQQQEALARFRDNLQDLLPTLPNADEYFFLRWLRARNFDLQKSEDMLRKHMEFRKQQDLDNILSWKPSEVIQLYDSGGLSGYDYEGCPVWFDIIGTLDPKGLLLSASKQELIRKRIRVCELLLRECELQSQKLGRKIETVLMVFDMEGLSLKHLWKPAVEVYQQFFAILEANYPETIKNLIVIRAPKLFPVAFNLVKFFMSEETQRKIVILGGNWKQELPKFVSPDQLPVEFGGTMTDPDGNPKCLTKIKYGGDVPKSYYLRNQVKTQYEHTVTVARGSFMQVENEILFPGCVLRWQFASEGADIGFGVFLKTKMSEQKQAGDMVEVLPIQRCKAHVVPEDGSLTCLKAGVYILRFDNTYSLMHAKKVSYTVEVLLPDKASEEKLQGL comes from the exons TTCCGGGACAACCTCCAGGACCTGCTGCCCACCCTGCCCAATGCTGATGAGTACTTTTTCCTGCGCTGGCTCCGAG CTCGGAACTTTGACTTGCAGAAATCTGAGGACATGCTCCGGAAG CACATGGAGTTCAGAAAGCAACAGGACCTGGACAACATCCTTTCGTGGAAGCCCTCAGAG GTGATCCAACTGTACGACTCTGGTGGTCTGAGCGGCTATGACTACGAAGGCTGCCCCGTGTGGTTCGACATCATTGGGACCCTTGACCCCAAAGGTCTTCTCCTGTCAGCCTCCAAGCAGGAGCTTATCCGGAAGCGCATCAGGGTCTGTGAGCTGCTTTTGCGGGAGTGTGAGCTGCAGAGTCAGAAG TTGGGCAGGAAGATTGAGACAGTGCTGATGGTGTTTGACATGGAGGGGCTCAGCCTGAAACACCTGTGGAAACCAGCTGTTGAGGTCTACCAGCAG TTTTTTGCCATCCTGGAAGCAAATTATCCTGAGACGATAAAGAATTTAATTGTCATTCGTG CCCCCAAGCTGTTCCCGGTGGCCTTCAACTTGGTCAAATTTTTCATGAGTGAGGAAACGCAAAGGAAGATAGTGATTCTGGGAG GCAACTGGAAGCAGGAGCTGCCAAAGTTCGTCAGCCCCGACCAGCTGCCCGTGGAGTTTGGGGGGACCATGACTGACCCTGATGGCAACCCCAAGTGCCTGACCAAG ATCAAATACGGGGGTGATGTGCCCAAGAGCTACTACCTGCGTAACCAGGTGAAGACACAATATGAGCACACGGTGACCGTGGCCAGAGGCTCCTTCATGCAGGTGGAGAACGAAATCCTGTTCCCAGGCTGTGTGCTCAG GTGGCAGTTCGCATCAGAAGGGGCAGACATTGGCTTTGGGGTTTTCCTGAAGACCAAGATGAGTGaacagaagcaggcaggggaCATGGTGGAGGTGTTGCCCATCCAACGCTGCAAAGCCCATGTGGTCCCTGAGGACGGGAGCCTCACCTGCCTCAAGGCCGGCGTCT ATATCCTGCGCTTTGACAACACCTATAGCCTGATGCACGCCAAGAAGGTCAGCTACACCGTGGAGGTGCTGCTCCCAGACAAGGCCTCCGAGGAGAAGCTTCAGGGTCTCTAG